The Methylomonas montana genome has a window encoding:
- a CDS encoding peroxiredoxin gives MSPLLEKNQEAPFLRSANQDNKLIYLSDYKGEKNVVLYFYPKDDTPGCTIEANDFTALAGEFDAQDTVIIGVSKDDCQSHRDFIGKYGLNVQLLADTSGDLCDAYGVWQEVEKDGVKKWKIVRSTFIIDKDGKLVEALYGVNHEGHALAVLEIIKGLTAPVEA, from the coding sequence ATGTCACCATTATTAGAAAAAAACCAGGAAGCGCCCTTTCTCAGATCCGCCAATCAAGACAACAAATTGATTTATTTGTCCGATTACAAGGGCGAAAAAAATGTAGTGTTGTACTTCTACCCCAAAGACGACACCCCCGGCTGCACGATAGAAGCCAACGACTTCACCGCGCTGGCTGGCGAATTCGACGCCCAGGACACCGTGATCATCGGCGTCAGCAAGGACGATTGCCAAAGTCATAGAGACTTCATCGGCAAATACGGCCTGAACGTGCAGCTGCTGGCCGACACCTCCGGCGACCTTTGCGATGCTTACGGCGTCTGGCAGGAAGTGGAAAAAGACGGCGTAAAAAAATGGAAAATCGTCCGCTCGACCTTCATTATCGATAAAGACGGCAAACTGGTTGAAGCACTGTACGGCGTCAACCATGAGGGCCATGCGCTGGCGGTGTTAGAGATTATCAAAGGCTTAACAGCGCCGGTAGAAGCGTAA
- the lpxD gene encoding UDP-3-O-(3-hydroxymyristoyl)glucosamine N-acyltransferase: MLITELAQRCDATTQGGDANLFINSAADIMSAHSHQVTVLSDGKYKKYLKDSKASACFIAEQLVDGDIPDSLTLLICKDPEISFLNAVKLLHPEPVFKRQVSEHTVLADTSTLGYDVHVGPFASIGQHSSIGDSSTIEAGVRIGNHVAIGKHCHIHPNAVIYDHSIIGNNVIIHAGAVIGADGFGYKFRDNQHVKVPHVGHVEIDDNVEIGANTCIDRGALGATRIGVGSKIDNLVQLGHNNIVGRNVIICGQSGISGSCTIGDGAILAGSTGVADHVKIGARAVIMARSGISGDVDPGAQVFGSPAKDRKVAWRELAALAKLPELLQKFKALEAKVNKLEE, from the coding sequence ATGCTCATTACGGAACTTGCCCAGCGTTGCGACGCCACCACCCAAGGCGGCGACGCGAACCTGTTTATTAATTCCGCGGCCGACATCATGTCCGCCCACTCACACCAAGTTACCGTGCTCAGCGACGGTAAATACAAAAAATATTTAAAAGACTCGAAAGCCTCGGCTTGTTTCATTGCCGAGCAACTGGTGGACGGCGACATTCCGGACAGCCTGACCTTGCTGATCTGCAAGGATCCGGAAATCAGCTTCCTGAATGCGGTTAAATTGTTGCATCCGGAACCGGTATTTAAGCGCCAGGTTTCCGAACATACGGTGTTAGCCGATACCTCGACACTGGGCTACGACGTACATGTCGGACCGTTCGCCAGCATCGGCCAGCACAGCAGTATCGGCGACAGCAGCACGATAGAGGCCGGCGTCCGCATCGGCAACCACGTCGCCATTGGCAAACACTGCCATATCCATCCCAACGCGGTGATCTACGACCACAGCATCATCGGCAACAACGTCATTATCCATGCCGGCGCGGTGATCGGCGCCGACGGCTTTGGTTATAAATTTAGAGACAACCAGCACGTCAAGGTGCCGCATGTCGGCCATGTCGAAATAGACGATAATGTCGAGATCGGCGCCAACACCTGCATCGACCGTGGCGCACTGGGCGCCACGCGCATCGGCGTCGGCAGCAAGATCGACAATCTGGTGCAACTCGGCCATAACAATATCGTCGGCCGCAATGTGATTATCTGCGGCCAATCCGGCATTTCCGGTTCCTGCACCATTGGGGACGGCGCGATCCTGGCCGGCAGCACCGGAGTGGCCGATCATGTCAAGATCGGCGCGCGGGCAGTAATAATGGCGCGTAGCGGCATTTCCGGCGACGTCGATCCCGGCGCGCAAGTATTCGGCAGCCCGGCCAAGGATAGAAAAGTCGCCTGGCGCGAATTAGCGGCACTGGCCAAACTGCCCGAGTTGCTGCAGAAATTCAAGGCTCTGGAAGCCAAGGTCAACAAACTGGAAGAGTAA
- the cas2 gene encoding CRISPR-associated endonuclease Cas2, protein MWVIVLFDLPTETHEDRKRYTDFRGFLLDDGYTMMQYSVYMRHCASDENAEVHVKRVKAKLPADGEVRIVKITDKQFGKIEVFYGPKPQPIERTPEQLALF, encoded by the coding sequence ATGTGGGTCATAGTACTTTTCGACCTGCCAACCGAAACACACGAAGACCGTAAGCGCTATACCGACTTTCGCGGGTTTCTGTTGGACGACGGCTATACGATGATGCAGTATTCGGTCTACATGCGCCATTGCGCTAGCGACGAAAACGCCGAAGTCCACGTCAAGCGGGTCAAAGCCAAATTGCCGGCGGATGGGGAAGTACGTATCGTCAAAATCACCGACAAGCAATTCGGCAAAATCGAGGTGTTTTATGGTCCGAAACCGCAACCGATCGAAAGAACGCCCGAACAATTGGCGCTTTTTTAA
- a CDS encoding ribbon-helix-helix protein, CopG family, translated as MPAISLRLPDDVEAHLKAEAQLEGKSQSEIARLAITEYLARRERERFMAEMVEAARALANDPQARAEALQIAEDFDAVDDGLDRLIAEERAADINPDEKWWE; from the coding sequence ATGCCAGCCATCAGCCTACGTCTACCCGACGATGTCGAAGCCCATTTGAAAGCCGAAGCCCAATTGGAAGGTAAAAGCCAATCGGAAATCGCCCGGCTGGCGATTACCGAATACCTGGCCCGCCGCGAGCGCGAGCGGTTTATGGCGGAAATGGTGGAAGCGGCACGCGCCTTGGCCAACGATCCGCAAGCCAGGGCGGAAGCGCTACAAATTGCCGAAGATTTCGACGCGGTGGACGATGGTCTTGACCGCTTGATTGCCGAAGAGCGCGCCGCCGACATAAACCCCGATGAAAAGTGGTGGGAATGA
- the cas1 gene encoding type II CRISPR-associated endonuclease Cas1: protein MIKRIVDVSEPSYLHLAHKQLIIEQKGEAVGQIPIEDLGVLILQNPAIVATQAALLACQQNNVAVVLCDQRHLPYSVLLPLTEANSLHSKIIRQQIAVNLPTRKRLWQQIVRQKIAAQAIVLKRLNKNTVALERLAAQVKSGDGDNLEAQAAQKYWRLLFGDQFRRDSEAAGINSLLNYGYAIMRALVARAIVASGLHPALGVNHSSQYDGLCLADDLMEPFRPWIDYQVYRLAEESADLAIDKRSKVALLNLLSEPVIFGKQTLPLMVACHYLLADFKRAYADRSAKLEYPRWTVLEP from the coding sequence ATGATTAAACGCATTGTTGACGTTAGCGAGCCGTCATATCTGCATCTGGCTCATAAACAATTAATCATCGAGCAAAAAGGCGAAGCGGTTGGGCAAATTCCGATCGAAGACCTGGGCGTGCTGATTTTACAGAACCCGGCAATTGTCGCGACCCAAGCCGCACTGCTGGCTTGCCAGCAAAACAATGTGGCAGTAGTGTTGTGCGACCAGCGGCATTTGCCCTATTCGGTGTTACTGCCGCTGACCGAGGCTAACAGCCTGCACAGCAAAATCATTCGCCAGCAGATTGCGGTGAATCTGCCCACTCGCAAACGCTTATGGCAGCAGATTGTTCGTCAGAAAATCGCGGCGCAAGCTATCGTCTTGAAGCGCTTAAACAAGAACACCGTTGCGTTGGAGCGACTGGCCGCGCAAGTCAAGAGCGGAGATGGTGACAATCTGGAAGCGCAAGCCGCGCAAAAATACTGGCGCTTGCTGTTCGGCGATCAATTCAGACGAGATAGCGAAGCCGCCGGTATCAACAGTTTGCTCAATTACGGTTACGCGATCATGCGAGCGCTGGTGGCCCGTGCCATAGTTGCCAGCGGCTTGCATCCGGCCTTGGGCGTCAATCACAGCAGCCAATACGACGGCCTTTGTCTGGCCGACGATCTGATGGAACCGTTTCGCCCCTGGATCGATTACCAAGTGTATCGATTGGCCGAGGAATCGGCCGACTTGGCTATCGACAAGCGCAGTAAAGTGGCGCTACTGAACTTGTTGAGCGAGCCGGTGATTTTTGGAAAGCAAACGTTGCCGCTGATGGTGGCCTGCCACTATTTGCTGGCCGATTTCAAGCGGGCCTATGCCGATAGATCGGCCAAATTGGAATACCCGCGCTGGACGGTGCTGGAACCATGA
- the rpiA gene encoding ribose-5-phosphate isomerase RpiA, producing the protein MNDKQRVAQHAVQQVQSGMIVGLGTGSTANFFIEELARRHQQEGLKFKTVASSVVSTIRAQQLGLPMLAIEHIDGLDLYVDGADEVAPDLTLLKGRGYDLVREKLLAKAADSFLVLIDNSKRVKRIGENFPIPIEVTPFAWKLVQRSVAAIGGHGTLRQTPNQDGLSVTSHGSLVLDVVFEANIDGKTLNERLNAIPGIVEHGIFCGLTRAVFCGHDGQVEEQWA; encoded by the coding sequence ATGAACGACAAACAACGCGTTGCCCAGCATGCCGTCCAACAAGTACAAAGCGGCATGATCGTCGGCTTGGGGACCGGCTCCACCGCCAATTTTTTCATCGAGGAACTGGCCCGCCGCCATCAGCAGGAAGGCCTGAAATTCAAAACCGTAGCCAGTTCGGTAGTCAGTACCATCAGGGCCCAACAACTGGGGCTGCCTATGCTCGCCATCGAGCACATCGACGGCCTGGATCTGTATGTGGACGGCGCCGACGAAGTCGCACCGGACCTGACCTTGCTAAAGGGGCGCGGCTACGACCTGGTTCGCGAGAAACTGTTAGCCAAGGCCGCCGACTCGTTTTTGGTGCTGATCGACAACAGCAAACGCGTGAAACGCATCGGCGAGAATTTTCCGATCCCGATAGAAGTGACGCCGTTTGCCTGGAAGCTGGTGCAACGCAGCGTCGCAGCCATCGGCGGTCACGGCACCCTGCGGCAAACGCCCAATCAAGACGGCCTATCGGTGACTTCTCACGGTAGCCTGGTGCTGGATGTCGTGTTCGAAGCCAATATCGACGGCAAGACCTTGAACGAACGCCTGAACGCGATACCGGGCATCGTCGAACACGGTATTTTTTGTGGCCTGACCCGCGCGGTATTTTGTGGACACGACGGCCAAGTCGAAGAACAATGGGCATAG
- a CDS encoding fused MFS/spermidine synthase: protein MNSTPQPASNPLISPVILFAATLFISATLMFVLQPMFGKILLPLLGGTPAVWNTCMVFYQTLLFLGYLYAHWLSSRLGSQRQIQIHTALLIFSAIALPVALPPDSAPPTSGDPTLWLVWTLFLAIGLPFFVVSTTAPLLQKWFSLSGHHSSDDPYYLYAASNAGSLLALLSYPFLIEPNLGLVNQRLIWSGGYIGLCALILVCAVSFWRSQADKEDDAVLMDAGVEPPSTLLQLRWLALAFVPSSLLLGLTQFISTDIAAVPLLWIVPLTLYLLTFILVFSNWADRIRPWMLAAQPAVLTVFIAYSFINPATLPYWLDLILHLMAFFLAVMVCHGELAKSRPHPQYLTRFYLVMSFAGMLGGLFNTFVAPFIFNAVYEYPIMIVAALLLRPGFFNGKWFLQPIFPMLVLITGLTIYFSTDQLFDYLDLIGGALILLAGLSYSLRHSPIGLGVLTGVILLFTLGLHSMASNTLYQERTFFGVMSVRDTVIPDENQRPEKVHELYHGTTKHGAQRLTPANVTTPLTYYSRPGPIGQLFAEFDNENRHWHIGAVGLGAGALACYNQEGQHWKFYEIDPLVVEVAQNPAWFSYLSRCNKQAEMIVGDARLSLLKEADASFDLLIMDAFSSDAVPTHLLTREALQLYFSKLKDNGLLAFHITNRHLALKKVLADHVNQLHLAALLQEFKPETDVPLVVATDWVVIAKQPERLQRLQQSRLGHWQKLPLTFGLQPWTDDFTHIIGIWK from the coding sequence ATGAATAGCACTCCGCAGCCCGCCAGCAACCCCCTGATTTCCCCGGTTATTTTATTCGCCGCCACCCTGTTCATCAGCGCGACGCTGATGTTCGTACTGCAGCCGATGTTCGGCAAGATTCTGCTGCCGCTGCTGGGCGGCACGCCGGCAGTATGGAATACCTGCATGGTGTTTTACCAAACCTTGTTGTTTCTGGGTTATCTCTACGCGCACTGGCTGAGTTCGCGATTGGGCAGCCAGCGGCAGATTCAGATTCATACCGCGTTGCTGATTTTCAGCGCGATTGCGCTGCCGGTGGCACTGCCACCCGATTCGGCACCGCCCACCAGCGGCGATCCGACCTTGTGGCTGGTGTGGACCTTATTCCTGGCCATCGGCCTGCCCTTTTTCGTGGTCTCCACCACCGCGCCGCTGCTGCAAAAATGGTTTTCCCTTAGCGGTCATCATAGTAGCGACGATCCTTACTATTTATATGCCGCCAGCAACGCCGGCAGCCTGTTGGCTTTGTTGAGCTATCCATTTCTGATCGAGCCGAATCTGGGTCTGGTCAACCAAAGACTGATCTGGAGCGGCGGCTATATCGGTTTGTGCGCGTTGATTCTAGTTTGTGCGGTCAGCTTCTGGCGCAGTCAAGCCGACAAAGAAGACGACGCTGTGTTAATGGATGCCGGCGTTGAACCGCCTTCAACGCTGCTGCAATTGCGCTGGCTGGCACTGGCTTTCGTGCCCTCCAGCTTGTTGCTGGGTTTGACGCAATTCATCAGCACCGACATAGCCGCCGTGCCCTTGCTGTGGATCGTGCCGCTGACGCTGTATTTGTTGACCTTTATCCTGGTGTTCAGCAACTGGGCCGACCGCATCCGGCCGTGGATGCTGGCCGCGCAGCCCGCGGTATTGACGGTATTTATCGCGTATTCCTTCATCAATCCCGCCACCCTACCCTACTGGCTGGATTTGATTCTGCATTTAATGGCCTTCTTCCTGGCGGTGATGGTTTGCCACGGCGAATTGGCGAAAAGTCGGCCGCATCCGCAATATCTGACCCGCTTTTATCTGGTGATGTCGTTTGCCGGCATGCTGGGCGGCTTGTTCAATACCTTCGTCGCGCCGTTTATCTTTAATGCGGTGTACGAATATCCGATCATGATCGTCGCCGCTTTGCTGCTGCGTCCGGGCTTTTTCAACGGCAAATGGTTTTTGCAGCCGATTTTTCCGATGTTGGTGCTAATTACTGGCCTGACGATTTATTTCAGCACCGACCAGCTATTCGATTATCTGGACTTGATCGGCGGTGCACTGATTCTACTGGCAGGCTTGAGTTATTCCCTGCGGCATAGCCCCATCGGCCTGGGTGTGCTGACCGGGGTGATTTTATTATTCACGCTGGGCTTGCATAGCATGGCCTCCAATACCTTGTATCAAGAACGCACTTTCTTCGGCGTCATGTCGGTGCGCGATACCGTGATCCCTGACGAAAACCAGCGGCCGGAGAAAGTTCACGAGTTATACCATGGCACCACCAAACATGGCGCTCAGCGCTTGACGCCGGCCAACGTCACCACGCCTTTAACCTATTACAGCCGCCCTGGCCCCATCGGCCAGCTGTTTGCGGAGTTCGACAACGAAAATCGGCACTGGCATATCGGTGCGGTAGGCTTGGGCGCCGGCGCCTTGGCTTGCTACAACCAGGAAGGACAGCATTGGAAGTTCTACGAAATCGACCCGTTAGTCGTAGAAGTGGCGCAGAATCCGGCTTGGTTTAGCTATCTGAGCCGCTGCAACAAACAAGCGGAAATGATCGTCGGCGACGCGCGTTTGTCGCTGCTCAAGGAAGCCGACGCCAGCTTCGATTTGTTGATCATGGACGCCTTCAGCTCGGATGCGGTGCCCACGCATTTGCTGACGCGCGAGGCATTGCAGCTATACTTCAGCAAGCTGAAAGACAACGGTTTGCTGGCCTTCCACATCACCAACCGCCACCTGGCCCTGAAAAAAGTGCTGGCCGACCATGTCAATCAACTGCATTTGGCGGCCTTGTTGCAGGAATTTAAACCGGAAACCGATGTCCCTCTGGTGGTCGCCACCGACTGGGTGGTCATCGCTAAGCAGCCCGAGCGCTTACAACGGCTACAACAAAGCCGGCTCGGGCATTGGCAGAAACTGCCGCTGACGTTTGGTCTGCAACCTTGGACCGACGACTTCACTCATATTATTGGCATTTGGAAATAG
- a CDS encoding ATP-binding cassette domain-containing protein — MSSSPLVLEARQLVVKYKQHRAIDALNLGVPRGCVYALLGGNGAGKSSTISTFLTFNRPTSGQVLIEGESPHDHPDLVRAKNRLSAGERRAVRVDERPGEPELFFARWPAFISAASKPDNC, encoded by the coding sequence ATGAGTTCTTCGCCTCTTGTTCTTGAAGCCCGCCAATTAGTCGTCAAATACAAACAGCACCGCGCCATCGACGCCTTGAATCTCGGCGTACCCAGGGGCTGCGTCTACGCCTTGCTGGGCGGCAACGGTGCCGGCAAGTCCAGCACCATCAGCACCTTTTTAACCTTTAACCGCCCGACTAGCGGCCAAGTGCTGATCGAAGGCGAGTCGCCGCACGACCACCCCGATCTGGTGCGGGCGAAAAATCGCCTATCTGCCGGAGAACGTCGCGCTGTACGAGTTGATGAGCGGCCTGGAGAACCTGAACTTTTTTTTGCACGCTGGCCGGCATTCATATCGGCCGCGAGCAAGCCGGACAATTGTTGA
- the cas9 gene encoding type II CRISPR RNA-guided endonuclease Cas9 (Cas9, originally named Csn1, is the large, multifunctional signature protein of type II CRISPR/Cas systems. It is well known even to general audiences because its RNA-guided endonuclease activity has made it a popular tool for custom editing of eukaryotic genomes.): MQNKKVLGLDLGSNSIGWALLEENDGKPSRIIDLGCRIFIKAVEEKTPTPKNAKRRRARLARRILQRRTRRKQRLQNYLIKLDLLPAELQNHPHPELVLNSLGDPYPLRAKGLDHALTAHELGRALLHLVQRRGFLSSRKTLLGDMLDDPDVLAELDALENTDDADDERAKEESAFKHDIAELRAAIVNAGCRTLGEYLAGFDRHQCQRNRSHDGGHLRTDRAMYREELELIWQGQQRHHLVLTDSVKEQIEHIIFYQRPLKLRADRIGKCSLEPKNNRANIARLECQRFRYLQDINNLRYFERHSEQWLPLSEADRQKLVALFEHEAAPSFAKIRKTLGLDKRTEFNLERGNKKLKGNTTACKIRTVLSSAWDGFASEQRQALVEDLLTIQKKSILKKRLMQHWGFDAGIAVKLCLLEFEPGHSNLSSKAIRKLLPYLEQGQLFSEARVSAGYGYEIDVLKPFKKLPQPPEVNNPIVQKALHELRRVVNAVIAEYGKPDAIRVEMARDLEMNTKRYAEHEKQQKANTKANEEAETKFAEIRGQNPHLALSHKASRNDKIKYRLWKDQNHSCAYSGRSISLATLFGPEVEIDHILPYSESLDDSYMNKVVCFTAENRAKGQRTPIDAFGGDSERWNQIAQAISRWDKRMIAKRNRFFMTAAEVQQRDFINSQLNDTRYISRVALDYLKQLGADVSVSKGITTAWVRHQWGLNNLVGDSAEKDRTDHRHHAIDATVVACVDRRFYKALVDNAKDLERRKSQLDPRDIHVDPCWSTLRDDLDHALANMIVSHAPQRKLNGELHEVTGAGFIEGIGNVHRKTLDGGFTQTDKILDPTVKALVERHLARFGGKPKEAFAPGNTVLHKDGKTPIKRVRILQSKTTLEKLQKSKFGVRNRQGDVFKWLAYGNLHHVEILKDKVSGKYFGEFVTMMEASRRVKGIGMERQPIIKIDHGEGNEFVMALHINDIVSIQENGLTRFYRIQKLDAANKRLKLRIHTAATLIDDTETLPDRLSSIDALLNVGLTKYEINAIGKPIL, from the coding sequence ATGCAGAACAAGAAAGTTTTGGGCCTGGATTTGGGCAGCAATTCCATCGGTTGGGCGTTATTGGAGGAAAACGATGGCAAGCCGAGCAGGATCATCGATTTGGGTTGTCGGATTTTTATCAAGGCGGTGGAAGAAAAAACGCCCACGCCCAAAAACGCGAAACGTCGTCGCGCGCGTCTCGCCAGGCGGATATTACAGCGGCGCACAAGGCGCAAACAACGGCTGCAAAATTATCTAATCAAATTAGACTTACTGCCTGCCGAACTGCAAAATCATCCTCATCCCGAACTCGTTCTGAATTCACTTGGCGACCCGTATCCGTTGCGCGCCAAAGGCTTGGATCACGCGCTGACTGCCCATGAACTAGGCCGGGCGTTATTGCATTTGGTGCAACGGCGCGGTTTTTTGAGTAGTCGAAAGACTCTGCTCGGTGACATGCTGGACGATCCGGATGTATTGGCGGAACTGGATGCCCTGGAAAACACTGACGATGCCGACGACGAACGCGCCAAGGAAGAGTCGGCCTTCAAACACGACATTGCCGAACTCCGTGCCGCGATTGTGAATGCGGGCTGCCGGACCTTAGGCGAATATCTTGCAGGCTTCGACCGCCATCAATGCCAACGCAACCGTAGCCATGACGGCGGCCATTTACGCACTGATCGCGCTATGTACCGCGAAGAACTGGAATTAATCTGGCAAGGCCAGCAAAGGCATCATCTTGTATTAACCGACAGCGTCAAAGAACAAATCGAACACATCATTTTTTACCAGCGGCCTTTAAAACTGCGGGCGGACCGCATCGGTAAATGTTCGTTGGAACCAAAAAACAACCGGGCCAACATCGCCCGGCTGGAATGCCAACGTTTCCGCTATCTGCAAGACATCAACAATCTGCGCTATTTCGAACGGCATTCCGAGCAATGGTTACCCTTAAGCGAAGCGGATCGCCAGAAGCTGGTCGCGCTGTTTGAGCATGAAGCCGCGCCTAGCTTCGCCAAAATCCGCAAAACCCTTGGTTTAGACAAACGTACCGAATTCAATCTGGAAAGAGGCAATAAAAAACTCAAAGGCAATACCACGGCGTGCAAAATTCGTACGGTGTTGTCGTCAGCGTGGGATGGTTTTGCGTCGGAGCAGCGACAAGCCCTGGTCGAGGATTTATTGACTATTCAGAAAAAATCGATCTTGAAAAAACGCCTGATGCAGCATTGGGGATTCGACGCCGGGATTGCGGTAAAACTGTGTTTGCTGGAATTCGAGCCAGGACATAGCAACCTGTCCAGTAAAGCGATCCGCAAATTACTGCCGTATCTCGAACAAGGCCAGCTATTTTCCGAGGCACGCGTCAGCGCCGGCTACGGCTACGAAATCGACGTACTGAAGCCCTTTAAAAAACTGCCGCAACCGCCGGAAGTCAACAATCCGATCGTCCAAAAAGCGCTACATGAATTACGTCGAGTGGTGAATGCCGTCATCGCCGAATACGGCAAACCCGACGCAATCCGCGTGGAAATGGCCCGCGATTTGGAGATGAATACCAAACGCTACGCCGAACACGAGAAACAACAAAAAGCCAATACCAAGGCCAACGAAGAAGCCGAAACCAAATTCGCCGAAATACGCGGGCAAAACCCGCATTTGGCCCTCAGCCATAAAGCCAGCCGCAACGACAAGATCAAATACCGACTATGGAAAGATCAAAACCATAGCTGCGCCTATTCCGGAAGGAGTATCAGCCTGGCGACATTGTTCGGGCCAGAAGTCGAAATCGACCACATTTTGCCTTACAGCGAATCGCTGGACGATTCGTACATGAACAAGGTGGTGTGCTTCACCGCCGAAAACCGAGCCAAGGGACAACGCACGCCGATTGACGCCTTCGGCGGCGATTCAGAACGCTGGAATCAAATCGCCCAGGCCATCAGCCGCTGGGACAAACGCATGATCGCCAAGCGTAACCGCTTTTTCATGACGGCCGCCGAGGTTCAACAGCGGGACTTCATCAATAGCCAACTGAACGATACCCGCTACATTAGCCGGGTCGCGCTGGATTATTTAAAACAACTGGGGGCGGACGTATCGGTCAGCAAAGGCATCACGACCGCCTGGGTGCGCCACCAATGGGGACTCAATAACTTGGTGGGCGATAGCGCCGAAAAGGACCGCACCGACCATCGCCACCATGCTATCGACGCCACAGTAGTCGCTTGCGTGGACAGGCGGTTTTACAAAGCGCTGGTGGATAACGCCAAGGACTTGGAACGCCGAAAATCTCAATTGGACCCGCGTGATATTCACGTCGATCCCTGCTGGTCGACGTTGCGGGACGATTTAGACCACGCATTGGCTAACATGATCGTCAGCCACGCGCCGCAACGCAAACTAAACGGCGAATTGCACGAAGTCACCGGTGCCGGGTTTATCGAGGGTATTGGCAATGTGCATCGTAAAACACTGGATGGTGGCTTTACCCAAACCGACAAAATACTCGATCCGACCGTCAAGGCCTTGGTGGAACGACATTTAGCACGATTCGGCGGAAAACCCAAGGAAGCGTTCGCACCGGGCAATACGGTGTTGCATAAGGACGGCAAAACGCCGATCAAGCGGGTCAGAATTTTGCAATCCAAAACTACGCTGGAGAAACTGCAAAAAAGCAAATTCGGTGTTCGCAATCGCCAAGGCGACGTTTTCAAGTGGCTGGCTTATGGCAACCTTCACCATGTCGAAATCTTAAAGGACAAGGTCAGCGGCAAGTACTTCGGCGAATTCGTGACCATGATGGAAGCCAGTCGGCGCGTCAAAGGCATAGGCATGGAGCGTCAACCGATTATCAAAATTGATCATGGCGAAGGGAACGAATTTGTTATGGCGTTACACATTAATGATATCGTCAGCATTCAGGAAAATGGATTAACACGTTTTTATCGAATTCAAAAACTTGATGCGGCAAACAAACGCTTAAAACTTCGGATACACACTGCCGCTACTTTGATTGATGACACAGAAACTCTTCCAGATCGTCTATCTTCCATCGATGCATTGCTTAATGTTGGTTTAACAAAGTACGAGATCAATGCTATCGGAAAACCGATTTTATGA
- a CDS encoding type II toxin-antitoxin system PemK/MazF family toxin, whose protein sequence is MGKTRPVLILQDDAMIGSGLPTILVAPLTSQFRPILAPLRVLVTPRGQLKNLSYVMIEHVRALDRSRFGEGPLATVTAEEMAAVEKSLRGVLGLW, encoded by the coding sequence ATTGGCAAGACCAGACCGGTATTGATTTTGCAGGACGACGCGATGATAGGCAGCGGCTTGCCCACCATTTTGGTGGCACCGCTGACCAGTCAATTTCGGCCAATCCTGGCACCGCTGCGAGTTCTTGTGACTCCGCGCGGCCAACTGAAAAACCTCAGCTACGTGATGATCGAACACGTCCGCGCCCTTGACCGCTCCCGCTTCGGTGAAGGTCCACTCGCCACCGTCACCGCCGAAGAAATGGCGGCGGTGGAGAAGAGTTTGAGAGGGGTTTTGGGGTTGTGGTGA